The genome window TCGCCGGCCGCGAGCGTCCACGCCGCCGGGTCGTCCCCGGGCGCGTCGATCCGGTCGACGGACTGCACGAGCAGGCCGCCGGACACCGGCCGCGTCTCCACGAGGGCGGCGGGCGGTGCGTCGACGACGAGCAGGCGGATGTTCTTCTTCTGCGAGAGCAGCGCGAGCGCGTCGTCGTCGAAGGCGGGGGCGACGACGACCTCCGTGAACACCGGCGCGATCTGCTCCGCCGCCGCGAGCGACAGGCGGCGGTTGGTGGCGATCACGCCGCCGAACGCCGACACGGGGTCGCACGCGTGGGCCCGCGCGTGCGCCTGCGCGACGTCCTGGCCGACGGCGATGCCGCACGGGTTGGCGTGCTTGACGATCGCGACGGTCGCCGCGTCACCGTGGTCGTGCGCGGCGCGCCACGCGGCGTCCGCGTCGACGTAGTTGTTGTAGCTCATGGCCTTGCCGTGCAGCTGGCGCGCCTGGGCCAGCCCGGCCGGTCCGTGCCCCGTGGTGTAGAGCGCCGCGCGCTGGTGGGGGTTCTCGCCGTACCGCAGGACGTCCGACCGCTCCCACGTCGCGCCGATCCACGCGGGGAACCCGGTCGCCACCCCGTCGACCTCGTCCGTCGTCGTCGCGACGCTGCCCATCCAGGACGCGACGGCGACGTCGTAGGACGCGGTGTGGACGAACGCGTCGGCCGCGAGCCGGGTGCGCTCGGCGAGCGTGAATCCGCCGGCGGTGACCGCGGCCACGACGTCGTCGTAACGCGCCGGGTCGACGACGACCGCAACGCTGGGGTGGTTCTTGGCGGCGGCACGCACCATGGACGGGCCGCCGATGTCGATCTGCTCGACGCACTCGTCGACGCCCGCACCCGACGCCACCGTCTGCGTGAACGGGTACAGGTTGACGACGACGAGCTCGAACGGTGCGACACCCAGCTCCTCGAGCTGGGCGACGTGCTCGGGACGACGGGTGTCCGCGAGGATCCCGGCGTGCACCCGCGGGTGCAGCGTCTTGACGCGCCCGTCGAGGCACTCGGGGAACCCGGTGACGTCCTCGACGCGCGTCACGGGGACGCCTGCGGCGGCCACGGTCGCGGCGGTGGACCCCGTCGAGACGAGCTCGACGCCCGCAGCGTGCAGCGCGGTCGCGAGCTCGACCAGACCGGTCTTGTCGTAGACCGACAGCAGCGCGCGGCGCACGGGGCGGCGCGTGGCGTCGGACGTGGGGTCCGCGACGGGGGCGAGAGGGGGCAGGTCGTGCGACATGGCACACCTTCCTGGGTCGGTCGGCGGTCCGGACGGACCTCGGCAAGGACCCAGGCACCCAGGCGGGCGGTGCACGGACAGGGGTGGTGCTCGATCGCTCCCCGGTGGTCCTCCACCTGCGCCAGTCACGACCGGGGCCGAGTCTAGCGGTCGGTCGCCTCGCGCGGAGGTGCTCAGCCCAGGCGCGCGCGGCGGCCCTCGACGCTCAGGCCCTCACGCGCGATCCGCCCGACGACGTCGACGAGCAGCCGCCGCTCGACGACCTTGATGCGCTCGTGCAGCGTCTCCTCCGAGTCGTCGTCCGCGACCGGCACGGCCTCCTGCGCGATGATCGGCCCCGCGTCGACCCCCTCGTCGACGACGATCACCGAGCACCCGCTGACCTTGACGCCGTAGGCGAGCGCGTCGCGCACGCCGTGCGCACCCGGGAACGACGGCAGCAGCGCGGGGTGCGTGTTGACGGTCCGGCCGCCGAACCGGTCGAGGAACGCCGCACCCACCAGCTTCATGAACCCGGCGGCGACGACCGTGTCGGGCGAGAAGACCCCGACCGCCTCGGTGAGCGCGCGGTCCCACGTCGCGCGGTCCGGGAAGTCCCGCAGCGCCACGACGGCGGTGGGGACACCGGCCTCGCGGGCGCGGTCGAGCGCCGCGACGCCCGGCCGGTCCGACACCACGCCGACGACGCGCGCGCCGTACGCCGGGTCGACGTGCGCGTCGAGCAGGGCCGCGAGGTTCGACCCGCCACCGGAGACGAGCACGACCAGGCGGTGGCTGCGGGCCACGGCGTGGGCGGGCGGGACCGGACCGGGCTGCGCGGAGGACGTCACGCGGCGCAACCTACCCGCCCGGCACGCGCCGGGCCCGCGCAGGTCCACCCTCCGACGTGCGCGAGAATGACGGCATGGGCAACCCGTGGGCACCGCCGGACAACTCGCCGTCACCCGGCGGGCCGGCATCCGAGCAGCAGGCACCCCCGGCGCCCGGCGCCCCGGCTCCGGCGCCGCAGGACGCCCCGCCGCCCGCGCCGCACGGCGCGGGCCGTCCGCCGGCCGGCCCGGTGCCGCACCCGGCACCTGGCGCACCCGGGCCGCACCCGGTCCGCCCGCCGGACCCCGCCGGGGTGGCGAGCGCGAGCCGCACGGCCGCCTGGACGGCCGCCACGCTGCTCGTGTCGGTCCTGCTGGTCAGCGCGCCGTGGCCGGCCATGCTCGTGGCGCCTGCCGCCGCGGTCGCGGGCCTCGTGCTCGGGATCGTCGCGGTGGTCCGCGCGGCGCGCGCCCACGGACGCGGGTCGGTCATCGCGCTGCCGGTCGTGCTGGTCGTGGCGTCCCTGGTGTGGGTCGGCATCAGCGCCCAGACGCTGCTGTACGTCGACGCCACCCGCGACTACGCGCGGTGCGAGTCCGCCGCGCTCACGCAGCAGGCGCAGCGCGGGTGCGCGGTGCAGCTCGAGGACGACATGCGCGAGCGGCTCGAGAGCCTGCTCGGACGCGTCGGCGTCCCCAGCCCGTCCTGACGCACCCCGGCACCGGTCGACGGCGGGTCGACCGTCGCCGGCCCGCCGGGCGGCGCGTCAGGGTGCGGCGGGCCCGTCCGCCGCAGGCACGTCCGCGGCGACGCGCGGCGCCCCGGCACGACGCCGCGCGCGCCGGGCGCGCAGCGCGTCGCGGACAGCCGGGTCGAACGGCACCGTCGCGCCGGCCGCGCCCAGCCCGCAGCCGGCGGCGACCAGCAGCCCGACCCAGAGCGGGCTCGCTCCCACGTGCGCCATGCGACCCGGTCCCGCGGCACCGCCCGCGGCGGCGACGAGCAGCCCCACCACCACGCCGGCGGTGACGGCGAGCACCCCCACGGCGACCACGACGTCCCGTGCCCGCACCGGCGCGAGCCACCGCCGCACGGCGAGGCCCGCCAGCACGCCGACGCCGACGAGCAGCAGCGGTGCGACGAGCACGATGCCGCCGTGCGCGCCGGGCAGCGCCCCGAGCAGCGGCACCGCCGGCATCGGGCCGGCGACGACCTCGGCGGGTGCGAAGCGCGTCCCCGCACCGACCGCGAACCCGGGGCCGGCGATCCACGCGAGCGCCCACACGACGAGGTTGGGGACGAACGCGAGCTCCGCGATCGCGAGCACCACGCCGCCGACCGCGTCGAGCGACAGGCGGCGCGCCACGTCGACGACCGTCGCGTGACCCGCCAGGACCCACAGCGTCGTCAGGAGCGCGGCGACGGCCAGGAGCGTCACGACCACCAGGAGGCCGCCGCGCAGGCCGAGCACCACGGGCGCCGGGAGCCGGTCGCGCACGGGCGCGACCACGCGCGACCACGAGGGCGCCTCGGGACGGCGCAGGAGCCCGGCACCGACGCCGAGCCCGCTCACGACCAGTCCACCGACGACGGCGCGCAGGGTCCCCTGGAGCCCTGCGCCGACGACCAGTGCGACGAGCCCGGTGAGCAGCGCGTAGCCGCCGATCGACGCCACCGCACCGCTGCGCGTCGCGTGCCCGGACCGGCGGGCCGACGCGTAGCAGGTGAACACCGCGAGCAGGGTGAGGCCGAGCGGGACGACGGAGACGACCGCACCGCCGAGCGCCGCCGGCACGCCGTGGGCGAGCAGCCACAGGTTGGCCGCCACCACGACGGCCCGCGTCCACGCGACGTCGGTGTTGGCGGGGTCGGACGACGTCGCGACGAACACCGCGACGGCCGGCACCGCGAGCGTCAGCAGCGACAGCGCAGCGGCCTGCACGGCCGTCAGCAGCCCCACCGTCCAGCGCGGGGCACCGTCGATGGCCGACGCGAAGAACGTCGGCTGCGGGTCGTCCTGCAGGACGCGACGCGCGCGCCCCGCGAGGGGGACGGGACCGGTCGACGTGGGCACGTGCCCATGGTCGCCGGTGCCCCCGGCGCGTCGCCGGACCCGGCCCCGGCGCGTCGCGGACCGCCCGGATCGCCCGACGTGGCTCTGCTCGCGCGACGCACCGCGGCCCCGGTCCGTGGGGACCGGGGCCGCGGGGCGCGCTGGACGGTGCGTCAGGCGCTGAGGATGTCGCGCGCGAGCTGGGCGGTCTCGGACGGCGTCTTGCCGACCTTGACGCCGGCGGCCTCGAGGGCCTCCTTCTTCGCCTGGGCGGTGCCCGACGAGCCGGAGACGATGGCGCCGGCGTGGCCCATCGTCTTGCCCTCGGGCGCGGTGAAGCCCGCGACGTAGCCGACGACCGGCTTGGTCACGTGCTCGGCGATGTAGGCCGCCGCGCGCTCCTCGGCGTCACCGCCGATCTCACCGATCATGACGATGACCTCGGTGTCGGGGTCCTGCTCGAACGCGGCGAGCGCGTCGATGTGCGTCGTGCCGATGATCGGGTCGCCGCCGATGCCGATGGCCGTGGAGAACCCGAAGTCCCGCAGCTCGTACATCATCTGGTAGGTCAGCGTGCCCGACTTCGACACCAGGCCGACCTTGCCGGGGCCCGTGATGTCGGCGGGGATGATGCCGACGTTCGACTTGCCGGGGCTGATGAGGCCGGGGCAGTTGGGGCCGATGAGCCGCACGCCCTTCTCCTGCGCGTAGGAGAAGAACTCCGCGGTGTCGGCCACCGGGACGCCCTCGGTGATGATGACGGCCAGCGGGATGCCGGCGTCGACGGCCTCGATCACGGCGCCCTTGGTGTGCGCCGGGGGGACGAAGATCACGGAGACGTCGGCCCCGGTCTTCTCGATGGCCTCGGCCACCGAGCCGAAGACGGGGACGTCGACGTCACCGAAGGAGACGGTCGTGCCGGCCTTGCGGGGGTTCACGCCCCCGACCACGTTGGTGCCGGACGCGAGCATGCGGTTCGTGTGCTTCTGGCCCTCGGAACCCGTCATGCCCTGGACGATGACCTTGGAGGCCTCGGTCAGGAAGATCGCCATGTGGAGTCTGCTTCTCTCTGCGTCGGGTCGGGTTCTCAGGCGGCGCTGTGCGCCAGGCGGGCAGCCGTGTCGGCGCCGCCGTCCATCGTCTCGGCGAGCGTGACGAGCGGGTGGCCGGCGTCGGCGAGGATCTGGCGACCCTCCACGACGTTGTTGCCGTCGAGCCGGACGACCAGCGGCTTGGACGCCTCGTCGCCGAGGATCTCGAGCGCCGCCACGATGCCGTTGGCGACCGCGTCGCACGCGGTGATGCCGCCGAACACGTTGACGAAGACCGACTTGACCTGCGGGTCCGTCAGGATGATGTCGAGGCCCGCGGCCATGACCTCGGCCGAGGCGCCGCCACCGATGTCGAGGAAGTTCGCGGGCTTGACGCCGCCGTGCGCCTCGCCGGCGTACGCGACCACGTCGAGCGTGCTCATGACGAGGCCCGCACCGTTGCCGATGATGCCGACCTCGCCGTCGAGCTTGACGTAGTTGAGGTCCTTCTCCTTGGCGCGCGCCTCGAGCGGGTCGGCGGCGGCCTTGTCCTCGAGCGCCGCGTGGTCCGGGTGGCGGAAGCCGGCGTTCTCGTCGAGCGTGACCTTGCCGTCGAGGGCGACGATCTCGCCCTCCTCGGTGAGCACCAGCGGGTTCACCTCGACGAGCGTCGCGTCCTCGTCGCGGTAGACGAGCCACAGCTTCTGCAGCACGTCGGCGACCTGGGCCGCGATCTCGGGCGCGAAGCCCGCGGCGGCGACGATCTCGTCGGCCTTGGCCTGGTCGATGCCGGTCTGCGGGTCGACCGCGACCTTGGCGAGCGCCTCGGGGCGCTCCACCGCGAGCTGCTCGATCTCCATGCCGCCCTCGACCGAGGCCATCGCGAGGTAGCGACGCTCGGCGCGGTCCAGCAGGAGGGAGAAGTAGAACTCCTGGGCGATCTTGGCACCGGCCGCGATCATGACGCGGTGCACGGTGTGGCCCTTGATGTCCATGCCGAGGATCTCGCCGGCCTTCTCGGCGGCCTCGTCGGCGGACCGGGCGATCTTGACGCCGCCCGCCTTGCCGCGGCCACCGGTCTTCACCTGCGCCTTGACCACGACGACGCCGCCCTCGGGCGGGAGCAGCTGCTCGGCCGCCGCGCGCGCCTCCTCGGGCGTCGTGGCGACGATGCCGCCGAGCACGGGCACGCCGTGCTTCTCGAAGATGTCACGTGCCTGGTACTCGAACAGATCCACCTGGTCCGGTTTCCTCTCGTCGAGGTGCGTGCAGCGGCCCGGTGCGGCCGCATCGCCCGGACGATCGTATCGTCGGGACCCAGGTCCCTCGACATCGAGAGACTGTGTCTGCGCTCACCTCGTCGCGACCGCCGTTCCCGCCGGGCCCGTCGACCGCTACCGTCGAGGCGTGACCGAGGCCCGCACGGTGGTGCTGCGCGCGGTGGCGGCGGTGCTCCCCGACCCGCGCGTCCTCGGGCGTCCCGTGCGCGTGGCGGTCGACGGCGTCGACGGCGCGGGCAAGACGACCTTCGCGGACGAGCTCGCCGAGGTGCTCCGGGCCGACGGGCGGAGCGTGCTGCGCGCGTCCGTCGACGGGTTCCACCGGCCGGCCGCGCAGCGGTACCGGCGCGGGCGCGCGAGCCCGGAGGGGTTCTTCCTCGACTCGTACGACCTCGACGCGCTGCGGCGGGTGCTCCTCGACCCGCTGCGCGCCGACCGCGGCCGGCCGCGCCGGGTGCGGACCGCGGTGCACGACGTCGTGACGGACGCGGACCCCGGCACGCCGTGGGTCGACGTCGACGACGCCACGATCGCGGTCGTCGACGGGATCTTCCTGCACCGGGACGAGCTCGTCGACGTCTGGGACCTCTCGATCTGGCTCGAGGTGCCCTTCGAGGTCACCTACCGGCGGATGGCGGTGCGCGACGGCTGCCCGCCGGACCCGGACCACGACGCCAACACGCGGTACCGCGAGGGCCAGCGGCTGTACCTGGCAGCGTGCGGGCCGGCGGAGCGCGCGCACGTCGTCGTCGACAACTCGGACACCACCCGCCCCCGGGTCCTCCGCAGCCCCTGACCCGCGCCAAGCGCGGTACGGCACCGGCGAGCACGGCACTCGTGTCACCCGCGCTCGGTGGGTGAGTACCGCGCTCGGCGGGTCGTACCCGGCTAGAGCTTGGTGACCGGCGAGTAGCGCAGCAGCAGGCGCTTCTCGCCCGTGGTGCCGAAGTCGATCTTGGCCACGGCGTTCTGCCCCGCGCCCTCGAGAGCGGTCACCGTGCCGAGTCCGTAGGCGTCGTGCGTGACCTTGTCGCCGACGGACAGGTCCGGGACCGACCCGCGGGGCGTCGCTGAACCGAACGACGCACCCGTGCGGGGCAGCGGCTCGCGCTTCTCGCTGCGCACGGGGCCGCTGCTCGAGCCGGAGCCGCCGCGCTCGCCCCACGACGTGCCGCCGCGCGTGCCGCCCCCGGCACCGAAGCCCGAGCCCCAGCCGCCGCGCAGCCGCGACGTCGAGGACTCCCGGCGCCGCCAGTCGACGAGCTCGTCGGGGAGGTCGTCCAGGAACCGGCTGGGCGGGAACTCGTTGGGCACGCCCCACGCCGTCCGCACGGCCGCGCGCGAGACGTACAGGCGCTGCCGCGCGCGCGTCAGGCCGACGTAGGCGAGGCGCCGCTCCTCGGCGAGCTGGTCCGGGTCGGCCAGCGAGCGCATGTGCGGGAAGGTGCCGTCCTCCATGCCCGTGAGGAAGACGACCGGGAACTCCAGGCCCTTGGCCGTGTGCAGGGTCATGAGGGTGACCACGCCCGCGTCGCGTGCCGCGGCGGCGGTCTCGCCGTCGTCGGCGCCGTCGGGCACGGGGATCTGGTCGGAGTCCGCGACGAGCGACACACGCTCGAGGAAGTCGGTGAGCGTCCCCTCGGGGTCGGCCTGCTCGAACTCGGCCGCCACGGCGTGCAGCTCCGCGAGGTTCTCGACGCGCGAGCCGTCCTGCGGGTCCTCGCTGGCCCGCAGCTCGGCGAGGTAGCCGCTGCGGTCGAGCACCGCACCGAGCACCTGGGCCGGCCCGGCACCCGACGCGGCGAGGTCGCGCAGCCCGTCGAGCATCGCGGCGAACGCGCGCAGCCCGGTCAGCGCCCGGGTCCCCAGGCCCGGGACCTCGTCGACGCGGGCCAGCGCCGCGCCGAAGGACACGCGCTCGCGCTCGGCGTACGCCGCGACCATGGACTCCGAGCGGTCCCCCAGCCCTCGCTTGGGGACGTTGAGGATGCGGCGCGTGCTCACGTCGTCGTCCGGGTTGGCGATGGCCCGCAGGTAGGCGACCGCGTCCTTGATCTCCTTGCGCTCGTAGAAGCGCGTGCCGCCGACGACCTTGTAGGGCAGCCCGACGCGGACGAGCACCTCCTCGAGCGCACGCGACTGCGCGTTGGCGCGGTAGAAGATCGCGACGTCACCGGGGCGCACGCCCTCGGCGTCGCCGAGCCGGTCGATCTCCTCGGCGACGAAGCGCGCCTCCTCGTGCTCGGTGTCCGCGACGTACGCGACGATCTGCGGGCCCGCGCCCGAGTCGGTCCACAGCCGCTTGGCCTGACGTCCCGAGTTCCTGCTGATGACGGCGTTGGCGGCCGACAGGATCGTCTGCGTGGAGCGGTAGTTCTGCTCGAGCAGGATCGTCGTGGCGTCCGGGTAGTCGGCCTCGAACTCCATGATGTTGCGGATCGACGCGCCGCGGAACGCGTAGATCGACTGGTCGGCGTCACCGACGACCGTCAGCTCGCCGCGCCCGACGCCGTCGTCGTCCTGCGCGCCGACGCCCGCGAGCTCGCGCACGAGCACGTACTGCGCGTGGTTGGTGTCCTGGTACTCGTCGACCAGGATGTGCCGGAACCGGCGCCGGTAGTGCTCGGCCACCTGCGGGAACGCCTGCAGCAGGTGCACGGTGCGCATGATGAGGTCGTCGAAGTCCAGCGCGTTGGCCTGCTGCAGGCGCTGCTGGTAGCGCGTGTAGACCTGCGCCAGGACGGTGTCGAACTCGTCGGCCCGGCCTCCCCCGTTGCTGGCGGCGAACGCGTCGGGGTCGACCAGCTCGTCCTTGAGCGCGGAGATCTTGTGGCCCAGCGCCTTGGCGGGGTAGCGCTTGGGGTCGAGCTCGAGCTCGCGCGCCACGAGCGTCAGCAGCCGCTGCGAGTCGGCCTGGTCGTAGATCGAGAAGCTGGTGCGCAGCCCGAGCGTCGCGGCCTCGCGGCGCAGGATCCGCACGCACGCGGAGTGGAAGGTCGAGACCCACATGCGCTGCGCCGACGGCCCGACGAGGTGCTCGACCCGCTCGCGCATCTCGGCGGCGGCCTTGTTGGTGAAGGTGATCGCGAGGATCTCCCCCGCCCGCGCGCGGTGGGTCGCGAGCAGGTACGCGATGCGGTGGGTCAGGACGCGCGTCTTGCCCGAACCGGCGCCGGCCACGATGAGCAGCGGACCGCCCGTGTGCAGCACGGCCGCGCGCTGCTGGGGGTTGAGCCCGTCGAGCAGCGCGGCGGCGCGGCTCTCGTCGGCCGCGGCACGCTCGGCGGCCCGCGCCGCGGCGTCGGCGGCGGCGGGACCCGCGTCGTCGTCGCGCGGCGGGACGACCAGCGGCAGGCCGGAGGACTCCCCCGCGTGCGAGCGCGCGACGGCGGCGCGCGCGTCGGGCGCTCCGGTAGGGGGCAGACCGGGGACGGGCAGGGCGAGGCTCTCGAACAACGACGTCATGGCACCACCCAGCCTAGGCGCCGCCACCGACATCCCCGTGCGCCACGGGCTCAGCGCGCGAGGAGCGCCACGACCCACACGCCGACGACGAGCATGGCGGTCGCGAGCTCGACGAGGATCGTCAGCCCGGTGGCCTGCAGCGCGCGCAGGGTCGCGCGCCACGCCGTCGCGACGTCCCGCGCCCGGAGCCACTCGACGAGGAAGACCGCGGCGACGAAGAACAGGAACAGCCCGACGACGGGCACGACGAAGAACCCGACGACGCCCGCGACCCCGCCCCACGCGAGCGTGCTGCTGCGCACGCCCGTGCGCTGCAGGTGGCGTCCCGCGACCAGGTACTTCACGACCTGGCCGGCCGCGGTCAGCACGACGGCCGCGACCGCGACGGCCCACCCGGCCCCCGTGCCCTGCAGCGCGCCCCACAGGGTCACGGCACCGCCCACGAGGAACGCGCCGGGCAGCACCTGCACGACGACGCCGACCAGCCCGACGACGACCAGGACCGTCACGAGCAGGTCGAGCTCGGCGGCCCAGTCGATCGTCACGGACGTGAGGCTAACCGCTCACGTCCGCCGCACCGCATCAGCGCCAGAGGACGGCGATCGCGACGTTGAGGACGACGAGCCCCGCGACCGCACCGAGGAACCCGCGCGTCACCTTCTCGGGGCGGCGGCGGCCGACCACGACGAGCGCCGTGACGACGAGCGCGACGACGAGCTTGACACCGATCTTCACGTGGTTCGCGTCCGCGCCGAGCAGACCGGTCAGCACGATGCCCGTGACCAGCGCCGTCAGGATGCCGTGGAAGGCCCCGTCGGTGAGCTTGGTCCCCTTCATGCCCGCGAGCGCACCCCCGAAGACCATCGCCCAGCCGAGGAGGTGGAGAACGACGAGGATTCCCTGAAGCGTGTCCATGGCGCCCATGGTAGGTGAGATGACGCCGCGTCAGATCCGTCCTCCCGGTGAGCGCACCACGCCGGCGCGACCGGACCGGTAGCCTCCACGGACGCAGCCGCACGAGACGGGCAGGACGGCAGACCCATGACCGGCACGGACCACCCCACGGACGCGACGCTCGACGTCGCCGCACTCGTCGCGCGGGCGCGCGCCGCTGCCGGCCCCGACGGGCGGGCCGCCGTCGGCGGCATCGCGGACTGGGAGACCTTCCCCTTCGAGCGGGAGGGGCTGCGGCTGCGCGCGCTGGAGGACCCGGTGGTCCCCGAGCCGCCGCGTCGCGACGAGGACGCCGCGACCTGCTCGCGCTGCGCCCTGCCCGACGAGGTCTTCGCCTGGACGGACGGCACGTGGCGGCTCAGCGGGCGGGGTCCGGTCAGCGTCCCGACGTTCGTCCTGGACCCGCGCACGCACGTCGACCTCGGCGACCTCGACGACGACGCGGCCGGTGACCTGGGCCGCATGATCGTCCGCGTGGAGCGCGCCCTGGCGGCCGTGCCCGGCGTGGGACGCGTGCACGTCCACCGCTGGGGCGACGGCAACGGGCACCTGCACGTCTTCTTCTTCGCGCGGCCCGACGGCATGGTGCAGCTGCGCGGGCTCGTCATGCCCCTGTGGACGCACCACCTGCCGGCGCTGCCCGACGACGAGTGGGACGCGATCGTCGCGTCCGTCGTCGCGGCGCTGGAAGCGGGCCCCGCGCGGGCCTGACCCCCGGCCGACGAGCCCGACGGCTCACAGCAGCCGACGCGCCGCCGCCCACCGGGTCAGCTCGTTGCGGTTCGACAGCTGCAGCTTGCGCAGCACCGCCGAGACGTGGGTCTCGACCGTCTTCACCGAGATGAACAGCTCGGCCGCCACCTCGCGGTAGGTGTAGCCGCGCGCGATGAGCCGCATGACCTCGCGCTCGCGCGCCGACAGGCGGTCCAGCTCGTCGTCGCCCGTCGCGACGTCGCCCGCGGCCGCGCCGAACGCGTCGAGCACGAACCCCGCGAGCCGCGGCGAGAACACGGCGTCGCCGCCCGCGACCCGCAGCACCGCGTCGGACAGCGCCTGCGGGTCGATGTTCTTGGTGACGTAGCCGCGCGCGCCGACGCGGATGACCGCGACGACGTCCTCGGCCGCGTCCGACACCGACAGCGCGAGGAACCGGGTGCCCGGCACGTCGACGCACCGCCGCACGACCTCGGCCCCGCCACCGCCGTCGCCCCCGGGCAGGTGCACGTCCAGGAGCACGACCGGCGGCTTCAGCTCGTGCACCACCTGGACGGCCTCGTCGACGGTCGCGGCCTCCCCGACCACGCGCACCCGCCCGTCGAGGGACGCCTTCACGCCCGCCCGGAACATGTGGTGGTCGTCGACCAGCACCACGTCGACCTGCTCGCTCACGCGTCGCGCTCCTCGTCCTCGTCCGCCGACCTGCCCGACCCGCCGCCGCCGACCGGCATGCACAGGTGGACCTCGGCGCCCCGCTCGGGGCTGCTCGTCACGCGTGCGGTGCCACCGCGGCGCCGCACGCGCCCCATGATCGACTCCCGGACCCCGAAGCGGTCGGGGCCCACGCCGTCGAGGTCGAACCCGTCGCCCCGGTCACGCACGAAGACCTCGACCGACTGCGGCCCGACCTCCAGGTACAGCGACACCGGGGGCCGCCCGTGCACGACCGCGTTCACGAGCGCCTCGCGCGTGGCCTGCAGCAGCGCGAGGGTGTCGGGCTCGGGCACGCGGTCCCCCACGACGACGAGGTCCACCGCCACCGGCTCCCCGCCGGGCCCCGAGCGCGAGTCCTCGACCTCGGCGACGACGGCCCGCAGCGCCGCCACGAGCGACGTGCCCGGCTCGTGCCGGTCGTCGTAGAGCCACTCGCGCAGCTCGCGCTCCTGCGCCCTGGCCATCCGCGCGACCTCGGCCGGCTCGTCGGCCCGCGCCCGGATGAGCGCGAGGGTCTGCAGCACCGAGTCGTGCAGGTGCGCCGCGATGTCGGCGCGCTCCGCCTCCCGCGCGCGCGCCGCGCGCTCGTCGCCGAGCGCGCGCACGAGCCGCACCCACCACGGCGCCATGACCAGCCCCACGCCGAGCAGCACGGCGAGCGCGGCGATGCCGGACTGCACCAGCAGCATCGGCTCGACGCCCTGGCCGACGACCTGCCCGGCGACCAGCAGCACACCGGCCGCGGCGAGCAGCCCGCCACCGATGAGACGCAGCACGCTGATGCGCCGCCCGTCCTGGCGACCGTGCTGCAGCGCGTCGAGCTGGCTCCACGCGAGCGCGACACCGACGAGCACGACCAGGACCGGCAGGGACCAGGCGGCGTCGATGCGGGCTCCCAGGCGCACGGCGACCAGCACCACGGCCGTCAGGACGAGCAGCGCACCCAGCGCGAGCTCCGCCCACGGCACGCGTCGCCCGTCGGCGCGCAGGGTCTGCCGCCGGGCCAGACGCTGCAGGGCGCTCGGCCGTCCCGCGGCCGCGGCGGCCGCCGGGTCCCCCACCGGCACGACGAGCCACCAGAACAGGTAGAGCGCGACACCGACCCCC of Cellulomonas dongxiuzhuiae contains these proteins:
- the pcrA gene encoding DNA helicase PcrA, which encodes MTSLFESLALPVPGLPPTGAPDARAAVARSHAGESSGLPLVVPPRDDDAGPAAADAAARAAERAAADESRAAALLDGLNPQQRAAVLHTGGPLLIVAGAGSGKTRVLTHRIAYLLATHRARAGEILAITFTNKAAAEMRERVEHLVGPSAQRMWVSTFHSACVRILRREAATLGLRTSFSIYDQADSQRLLTLVARELELDPKRYPAKALGHKISALKDELVDPDAFAASNGGGRADEFDTVLAQVYTRYQQRLQQANALDFDDLIMRTVHLLQAFPQVAEHYRRRFRHILVDEYQDTNHAQYVLVRELAGVGAQDDDGVGRGELTVVGDADQSIYAFRGASIRNIMEFEADYPDATTILLEQNYRSTQTILSAANAVISRNSGRQAKRLWTDSGAGPQIVAYVADTEHEEARFVAEEIDRLGDAEGVRPGDVAIFYRANAQSRALEEVLVRVGLPYKVVGGTRFYERKEIKDAVAYLRAIANPDDDVSTRRILNVPKRGLGDRSESMVAAYAERERVSFGAALARVDEVPGLGTRALTGLRAFAAMLDGLRDLAASGAGPAQVLGAVLDRSGYLAELRASEDPQDGSRVENLAELHAVAAEFEQADPEGTLTDFLERVSLVADSDQIPVPDGADDGETAAAARDAGVVTLMTLHTAKGLEFPVVFLTGMEDGTFPHMRSLADPDQLAEERRLAYVGLTRARQRLYVSRAAVRTAWGVPNEFPPSRFLDDLPDELVDWRRRESSTSRLRGGWGSGFGAGGGTRGGTSWGERGGSGSSSGPVRSEKREPLPRTGASFGSATPRGSVPDLSVGDKVTHDAYGLGTVTALEGAGQNAVAKIDFGTTGEKRLLLRYSPVTKL
- a CDS encoding ATP-binding protein; the encoded protein is MTTAPYGAPARPGAPPRTRLPLRRPERGRWFAGVATGLAAHLDLPVALVRVIFVGLVPVAGVGVALYLFWWLVVPVGDPAAAAAAGRPSALQRLARRQTLRADGRRVPWAELALGALLVLTAVVLVAVRLGARIDAAWSLPVLVVLVGVALAWSQLDALQHGRQDGRRISVLRLIGGGLLAAAGVLLVAGQVVGQGVEPMLLVQSGIAALAVLLGVGLVMAPWWVRLVRALGDERAARAREAERADIAAHLHDSVLQTLALIRARADEPAEVARMARAQERELREWLYDDRHEPGTSLVAALRAVVAEVEDSRSGPGGEPVAVDLVVVGDRVPEPDTLALLQATREALVNAVVHGRPPVSLYLEVGPQSVEVFVRDRGDGFDLDGVGPDRFGVRESIMGRVRRRGGTARVTSSPERGAEVHLCMPVGGGGSGRSADEDEERDA
- a CDS encoding DUF456 domain-containing protein, producing MTIDWAAELDLLVTVLVVVGLVGVVVQVLPGAFLVGGAVTLWGALQGTGAGWAVAVAAVVLTAAGQVVKYLVAGRHLQRTGVRSSTLAWGGVAGVVGFFVVPVVGLFLFFVAAVFLVEWLRARDVATAWRATLRALQATGLTILVELATAMLVVGVWVVALLAR
- a CDS encoding LuxR C-terminal-related transcriptional regulator; this translates as MSEQVDVVLVDDHHMFRAGVKASLDGRVRVVGEAATVDEAVQVVHELKPPVVLLDVHLPGGDGGGGAEVVRRCVDVPGTRFLALSVSDAAEDVVAVIRVGARGYVTKNIDPQALSDAVLRVAGGDAVFSPRLAGFVLDAFGAAAGDVATGDDELDRLSAREREVMRLIARGYTYREVAAELFISVKTVETHVSAVLRKLQLSNRNELTRWAAARRLL